One Besnoitia besnoiti strain Bb-Ger1 chromosome VIII, whole genome shotgun sequence DNA segment encodes these proteins:
- a CDS encoding hypothetical protein (encoded by transcript BESB_083150), whose protein sequence is MITQTGTPPAPSGAPRAPGGPTCFSAVCGWMFKSEGWLRLAVGLQALVGTARLLTPRPLVAVSNFFLVFLGFNVTATPAVIRLFFLSFFALILGLSDLFWLVMKFTGPFGTAWLDPQYYWRPLYPSVYDRPYLLPPASQSPYQDKPEHAGPGRNETQAGAPPPLPRMYPPERPPAVWQIYVELVCFCVSPLVCLLTAWLAWRIYKRNILEIQATEVAFFLPAGEPEYGATGTSPSPGLFTPGHPTTGVVAEGEALLQPSRSSAFVPFAGEGMRLGGGERDDGYRWGDDAKKDAAEGATSEAAMRNDEKI, encoded by the exons ATGATCACCCAGACGGGGACTCCCCCGGCGCCCTccggggcgccgcgcgcgcctggagggCCGACTTGTTTTTCAGCGGTTTGCGGCTGGATGTTCAAGTCTGAAGGCTGGCTCCGTCTCGCCGTGGGGCTCCAGGCCCTTGTGGGGACTGCGCGACTGCTTACGCCCCGTCCTCTAGTTGCCGTCTCAAATTTTTTTCTCGTGTTCCTCGGGTTCAACGTcaccgcgacgcccgccgtcattcgcctcttctttctctccttctttgCGCTCATCCTCGGCCTCTCGGATCTCTTTTGGCTGGTGATGAAATTCACGGGGCCCTTCGGGACAGCCTGGCTCGACCCGCAGTACTACTGGCGCCCGCTGTACCCTTCTGTCTACGACCGGCCCTATCTGctgccccccgcctcccAGTCGCCCTACCAGGACAAACCTGAACACGCAGGTCCTGGGAGAAAcgagacgcaggcaggcgctccgccgcctctgccgcgcatgTACCCGCCGGAGCGACCGCCCGCTGTCTGGCAAATCTACGTCGAactcgtctgcttctgcgtcAGCCCTCTGGTCTG CCTTTTGACTGCCTGGCTGGCGTGGCGAATCTACAAGCGAAATATCTTGGAGATCCAGGCCACCGAGGTAGCATTTTTCCTGCCTGCGGGAGAGCCCGAATACGGGGCGACGGGAacgtcgccttctccgggCCTCTTCACACCGGGGCACCCGACGActggcgtcgtcgcggagggcgaagcTCTTCTGCAGCCCTCTCGCTCAAGCGCCTTCGTCCCCTTCGCCGGCGAAGGTATGCGGCtaggcggaggcgagagagacgacggaTACCGGTggggagacgacgcgaagaaagacgcggcagaaggcgcaaCCTCAGAGGCCGCGATGAGAAATGACGAAAAAATATGA
- a CDS encoding tetratricopeptide repeat-containing protein (encoded by transcript BESB_083160), with translation MKKERGQTRSSEKALSFARRFLDDELERKRLQAEINAAEEEPVGLSASNRHETSAEAAKSSPLQVMSNTDYGKYERLSKKLDEEEERRRRQEEAQAAAAREMMQGCSHDHSKERQIYEKPTGEKIVAADRFRQEGNAAFREKNYGLAAVNYRKALLQFDYTFPDTDEEQKRMDSVKLPCHLNLAACKLQQQDFDEVYIQCRLALEMDPTNVKAHYRRGLAYLQQDHFVEAKEDLMKAHEQEPGNREVRDALLLLREKIQRYKRRSAKTYKAMLRSDEREETPKAVAASAASRGEPAELGAASKALSGNQEHSRKDSASHTPCSSCKAAPRDRDAAAQAEDRAPEETPSARSEASPGRSPKRSGSSCCAADSKSDAEEMPTRETSPPRGREDSGADQAARKGGGVRTPSGSKEDLSIGKRAEAEAGGRRSTERHALRGRCGETRQATKRGVASSGPAWVESGKGGDIAEESCLPASESASIVRETRSAGGASRSGTRSRPGEAFERPRQPETPREDLCRLQRSVSFEVASVEEADRRVVQAAQRLDARALLQQKKQVHERLLRLLKEKQQTLRKALERKIAEAGGDSDGRASSVASSPTVSSGRSSREDAFSDDELSPEGGRGEESSQPASIAESFGPVPVQVLCVIASAFLVAFVGFLIALAGGFSGRAGARSRPAEPPFASESFRADCDAGLCAQAGESAPREARARSPPPESGEKDAAQSALDSVANVAVVVAGGTTLLCLAVAALVFFLDSSRGGAKAGRRQGRRGAGSPRRRPNRPTESAGRGREHQDSDSEEEDAREWGGSGALLDYQEASGSEESDALEAAGTRESAESAHRQPAGLRGHVSPGNRGLGSRRRSVELHEDPTYDSVMRQWCS, from the exons GCCGCCAAGTCATCACCGCTCCAGGTGATGAGCAACACTGACTACG gcaaATACGAGCGGCTAAGCAAGAAGctggacgaagaagaggagaggcggcgaaggcaggaggaagcgcaagcggcggcagcgagggagaTGATGCAGGGCTGCTCACACGACCACTCCAAG GAGCGGCAAATCTACGAGAAGCCCACGGGAGAGAAGATCGTCGCGGCGGATCG ATTCCGGCAAGAAGGAAACGCGGCGTTCAGGGAGAAGAATTacggcctcgccgctgtcaACTATCGTAAG gcgctgctgcagttcgACTACACGTTTCCTGACACGGACGAAGAGCAGAAGCGGATGGACTCAGTGAAGCTGCCTTGCCATCTCAACCTCGCGGCGTGCAAACTTCAACAGCAGGACTTCGACGAGGTCTACATCCAGTGCCGCCTT GCTCTCGAGATGGATCCCACCAACGTCAAGGCTCACTACCGTCGCGGCCTGGCGTATTTGCAGCAGGATCACTTcgtcgaggcgaaggaa GATCTGATGAAGGCCCACGAGCAGGAGCCAGGCAACCGAGAAGTGCGAGACGCcttgctgcttctccgcgaaAAG ATTCAGCGCTACAAGCGTCGCTCTGCGAAGACTTACAAAGCCATGCTGCGgagcgacgagcgcgaggaaacGCCTAAGGCagtcgcggcgtctgctgcgtcgcgcggagAGCCCGCAGAGCTCGGTGCAGCCTCCAAGGCCCTGTCCGGAAATCAAGAACACTCGAGGAAAGATTCTGCCTCGCACAcgccctgcagcagctgcaaagccgcgccgcgcgacagagatgccgccgcgcaggccgaggATAGAGCGCCAGAAGAGACGCCCTCTGCACGCTCAGAGGCCTCGCCGGGGCGGAGTCCGAAGCGGAGCGGCTCATCGTGCTGCGCAGCGGACTCCAaaagcgacgccgaagagatGCCCACGAGGGAAACGtccccgcctcgcgggcgagaggaCTCCGGTGCCGACCAGGCTGCGAGGAAGGGTGGCGGCGTACGTACACCGTCTGGCTCCAAGGAAGATCTGAGCATCGGGAaacgcgccgaggcggaggccggggGTCGGCGAAGCACCGAGCGAcatgcgctgcgcggccggtGCGGAGAGACccggcaggcgacgaagagaggcgTTGCCAGCAGCGGGCCTGCATGGGTTGAGTCGGGGAAGGGGGGCGACATCGCCGAAGAGAGCTGTCTACCCGCGTCTGAGTCTGCAAGCATCGTTCGCGAGACGCGGTCTGCGGGGGGTGCTTCCCGATCGGGCACGCGCTCCAGACCCGGAGAGGCGTTCGAGCGACCGCGGCAGCCTGAGACCCCCCGCGAAGacctctgccgcctgcagcggtcGGTGAGCTTCGAAGTCGCGTCTGTGGAGGAGGCCGACAGGCGAGtggtgcaggcggcgcagaggctggacgcgcgggcgctgctacagcagaagaagcaagTCCACGAGAGGCTACTGCGGCTGCTCaaagagaagcagcagaccTTGCGGAAGGCACTGGAGCGGAAGATCGCGGAGGCCGGGGGCGATTCCGAcgggcgcgcctcttcggtcgcgtcctctcccaCCGTCTCCTCAGGGCGGAGCTCGAGAGAGGACGCCTTCTCAGACGACGAGCTGTCTCccgagggggggaggggggaggagtCCTCGCAGCCGGCGTCAATCGCCGAGAGCTTCGGACCCGTCCCGGTTCAGGTGCTGTGCGTGATCGCTAgtgccttcctcgtcgcctttgTCGGGTTCCTCATCGCGCTAGCTGGCGGTTTCAGCGGCAGGGCGGGAGCGCGCTCCCGCCCTGCCGAGCCGCCGTTCGCGTCGGAGTCCTTCCGTGCGGACTGCGACGCGGGCCTGTGTGCCCAGGCGGGCGAGTCTGCGccgagagaggcacgcgctCGAAGTCCGCCCCCTgagagcggagagaaagacgccgcgcagtcTGCACTGGACAGCGTCGCCAACGTCGCAGTCGTCGTGGCGGGCGGGACGACTCTACTCTGCCttgctgtcgccgcgctggTGTTCTTCCTCGActccagccgcggcggcgcgaaagCGGGACGGCGCCagggcaggcgcggcgccgggtcCCCCCGTCGCCGGCCGAACCGCCCGACAGAGAgcgcagggcgaggcaggGAGCACCAGGACTCCGActccgaagaagaggacgcgcgagagtGGGGGGGCAGCGGTGCCCTTTTGGATTACCAAGAGGCGtcgggcagcgaggagagtgATGCCTTAGAGGCGGCGGGGACGCGCGAATCCGCCGAGTCTGCCCACAGACAACCCGCCGGCCTCCGAGGGCACGTGTCGCCGGGGAATcgcggcctcggctcgcgaaggagaagcgtCGAGCTCCACGAGGACCCCACCTACGACTCCGTGATGCGCCAGTGGTGCTCGTAG